The genomic stretch TGCAGAGCAGTATCTATGATTTCACCCTCAAGGGGAAACACAATCAATACAATACTATGGCTGCAGGGATTGCAGGGGCCACCATCGGCATCCGCAAAGAGAAGATCCGGGACGCCATCCAGACCTTTGAGAGCCTGGAGCACCGTATGGAGCCCGTGGCTACCGTTCGCGGTGTGGAGTTCATCAATGACAGCAAGGCTACCAATGTCAACAGCACCTGGTATGCCCTGGAAAGTATGGAAAAACCTACCATCCTCATCCTGGGTGGTATAGATAAAGGAAATGATTACACTTCCCTGCACGACCTGGTAAAGGAAAAAGTGAAAGCTATCGTGTGCATGGGCGTAGATAACAGGAAGATCCATGAGGCCTTCCAGAATGATGTACCGGTAATGGTGAATACCGCCAGCGCCCGCGAAGCTGTTCATGCAGCCTTCCACCTTGCCAACAAAGGGGATGTGGTGCTGCTGAGCCCGGCCTGCGCCAGCTTTGACCTGTTCCGCAATTATGAGGACAGGGGTGATCAGTTCAAAGAGGCTGTAAGAGAATTATGAAGAACAGCTGCCGCCCCCGATGCAACGGAGGGCTGGCAGTGAAGTGAGATCGCCGGAACAGGGAACCGGCGTTCAATGAAAGAAAAGACAGGGGGTGAAAAGTAAATGAGCCAGTCGAAAGATATACGTTTTGAGGACATGGCCTCCAATGGGGGCGTGGGTGGGAATCTACTGAGCAAAACGAAGGGTGATAAAGTGATCTGGGCGGTAGTGATTGTACTGGCGCTGGTATCCATGCTGGTAGTATACAGTTCTACCGGGCTGCTGGCGTACAAAGTGAACCGGGGCAATACGGAGATCTACCTGTTCAAGCAGATCGCATTTATTGCTGTGGGGCTGGCGGTGATCTATTTTTCGCACAGGGTCAATTATACCCTGTATTCAAGAGTGGCCAGGATCCTGTTCCTGATTGCTATACCCCTCCTGATCTATACCCTGTTCTTCGGGGTAAGGCTCAACGAGGGGAGCCGGTGGATCAGGCTGCCGATCATTAACCTGACCTTCCAGACATCGGATCTGGCCAAACTGGCCCTGTTCATGTACCTGGGCAGGTTGCTGAGCCGGAAGCAGGACGTGATCAAGGATTTTAAAAAAGGTTTTTTGCCGGTGATGCTGCCCGTAGTGATCATCTGCGTGCTGATAGCCCCGGCTAACCTGTCCACTGCCCTGCTGGTGGGCGCCACCAGTATGCTGCTGTTGTTCATTGGCAGGGTCAGCACCAAACACCTGCTGATGACCATTGCCATAGTGGCTATCCCGGTAGTGCTTATGGTCACAGTAGCCCTGGGCTATTATGACAAGGAGGAGGGGAAATCGAAGGAACTGCCGGCCATGCTGAGTGTAGGCAGGTTCCCTACCTGGATCAAACGTGTACAGAATTTTGTTTACGATAATAAAGAGGTAGACAAGGACGAGAACTACCAGGTTAACCAGGCCAAGATCGCTATTGCAAAAGGTGGTCTGCTGGGACTGGGACCCGGTAACAGTGAAACAAGGAACTTTTTGCCGCACCCTTATTCCGATTTCATCTTCGCTATCATTATTGAAGAGTATGGAATAATCGGTGGGGCCTTTATCTTATTGATATACCTGCTGTTCCTGTTGCGCTGTATCCGGATCTTCCGGAAATGTCCTTTTGCCTTTGGCGCCTTCCTGGCGCTGGGGCTGAGTTTCACCCTGGTGATCCAGGCGCTGATCAATATGGCGGTTACCGTGAACCTGTTCCCGGTAACAGGGGTTACCCTGCCGCTGGTCAGTATGGGCGGCAGCTCTTTCCTGTTCACCTGTCTGGCCATCGGCATCATCCTGAGTGTGGCGCGTAACGTGGAGCAGTCGGAAGGCAGGGCTAAACTGGCGGCAGTGAAAGCAAAAGAAGCGGCTGAACAGGCCGAAGACAATTAAAAAATGACCGTGAGTAAAAAGATCATCATAGCAGGCGGCGGTACCGGCGGGCATATTTTCCCGGCCATTGCCATTGCCAACGCCCTTAAAAAGGCTGATCCATCCATTGAACTGCTCTTCATTGGGGCTAAAGGAAAAATGGAGATGGAGAAAGTGCCGCAGGCGGGCTACCCGATAGAGGGGCTGGATATTGCGGGATTCAACAGAAGTTCTTTGATCAAAAATATAGGGCTGCCCCTCAAGCTGCTGAAAAGCTTTTTGCAGGTGCGCCGCATTGTGAACAGTTTCCGGCCTGATGCCGTGATCGGTGTGGGTGGTTATTCCAGTTTCCCCGTGCTGCGGTATGCGCAGGGGCAGGGCATTCCGACCTTTATCCATGAGTCTAACTCCTTTGCGGGTAAGTCGAACAAGCTGCTGGGTAAAAAAGCCACCAGGATCTTTGTGGCTACAGAAGGCATGGAGCAGTTCTTTCCGGCGGGCAAACTGCTGATTACCGGCAACCCCGTTCGTGAAAGCATCACCCGGCCATTACCTTCCAGGGAAGAAGCCATCCGCTTCTTTGGTCTGGACCCGGCGCTCAAAACGGTGCTGGTCACCGGTGGCAGCCTGGGCGCCAAAGGGATCAACGAAGGTATTGATGCACAGGTGGGGCTATTTGCTAAAAAACAGGTGCAGCTGATCTGGCAAACCGGTAAGCTGTTTGTGGAGAAAGCTACCGAGCGGGCTGTTGAGAATAAGAATATCTGGGCCAACAGTTTTATTACCCAGATGGAATATGCCTATGCCGCTGCCGATGTAGTGGTGTCCAGGGCCGGCGCCATGGCCATTGCCGAACTATGCGTGGTGCAGAAACCGGTTGTCTTTGTTCCTTTCCCTTTTGCGGCAGAGGATCACCAGACGGTCAACGCACAGGGGCTGGTAGCTAAGAACGCCGGAATGATGGTAAAGGACAGCGAAGCGACACAAAAGCTGGTGCCCCTGGTCATTGAACTGGCGCGGGACGAAGCAAAACAGATGACACTGAAAAAAAATATTGCAGCACTGGGTGTGCGGGATGCTGACAGCAGGATAGCACAGGAAGTGCTGCAAACAATCAAATAACCATGATCCGTCTCGAAGACATACAGAAAGTTTACTTCATTGGTATCGGTGGCATCGGTATGAGTGCCCTTGCCCGGTATTTTGCCTTCCATGGCCGGGAAGTAAGCGGGTATGACAAGACCGAGACGGTGCTGACAAAGCAACTGGTGAGTGAAGGTATCCCGGTCCATTATAAAGAGGACCTGGAACTGGCGCCCAAAGATGCACAACTGGTCGTGTATACGCCGGCTGTGCCTGCTAACCATGCAGAACTGGAATACTATCGCCGGCACAATTATACCCTGATGAAGCGCAGCGAAGTGCTGGGCGTTATCACCCAGGGCTCCTTTAATATCTGTGTGGCGGGTACCCATGGCAAGACCACCATCACCACCATGATTGCGCACCTGCTGCGGCATTCAGGGTATGGCTGTAATGCCTTCCTGGGTGGTGTGGCCGTGAACTATAACAGTAACTACTGGAGCAATGAGCGGAATGTATGTGTGGTGGAAGCCGATGAATACGACAGAAGCTTTTTACGACTGAGTCCGGATATTGCTGTGATCACGGCCATGGATGCCGATCACCTCGATATCTACGGAACGGCTGAAAATATGGAAGCTGCATTCATTGAGTTCTCCGGTAAGCTGAAGCCCGGCGGCACCCTCATCAGCAAATACGGCCTGGAAAAGAATGACGAGCTGAAAGGCGATCAGCACCTGCTGTATCACCAGCAGGACCAGCGCGCCGATGTATTTGCCGCCAATGTCCGGATGTTCCATGGCAGCTATCAGTTCAATGTGATCAGCAAGGACTGGATACTACGCGATGTGGTGCTGCACATGGGTGGACTGCACAATATAGAGAATGTAGTGGCGGCCATCGCGGTAGCACATCAGTTAGGGATTGAAGATGACAAGATCAAAGCAGCGGTAGAAGCCTTCAAAGGTGTGAAGCGCAGGTTTGAATACATCATCAAAAGCGATAAACCGGGGAAAACCGTATATGTAGATGATTATGCCCATCACCCCGAAGAGCTGAGGGCTTTGATCAGCGGCGCCAAAGGACTTTTCCCGGATATGAAATGCACGGTGATCTTTCAGCCGCACCTGTTTACCAGGACAAGGGATTTTGCTGCGGAGTTTGCGCAGAGCCTTGAACTGGCGGATGAAGTGGTGCTGCTGCCCATCTACCCGGCAAGAGAGCTGCCGATAGAAGGCGTCACCAGCAATATGATCCTGGAGCATATCAATAAGGAAGAAAAATATTTACTGAACAAACACCAGGTACTGGACTGGGTGAAGCAGGCCAGACGCGAAGGCTGGCTGCTGCTGAGTGCCGGTGCAGGGGATATAGATACACTGGTTCAACCATTAAAAGAGCTACTGGCTAAATAAAGAACAGGGAACGGGATGAAAAAGAAAACACATATCCGCAGGATGCTGACAGCTGGCTTCTGGTGCCTGATAGGGACCGGTGTGCTGGTACTGCTGGTAGCGGCTATCCGTTCCCGAAACAATACCAGCTGCCAGGGGTATGAGATAGAGATCCTGGGTGGTGGCGACCAGTGGTTCATGGATAAGGCAGCTATTGTGCAGGTGCTGACGGCCAATGGGTCCAAACGCCTGAAAGGCCGGCCCATGCAGGAATTTGACCTGCGCCAGCTGGAAGAGAAGCTGGAGCGGAATGTATGGGTGAAAGATGCGCAGTTGTATTTCGATAATAAACAGGTGCTGAATGTAAAGATCATGGAGCGGGAACCGGTGGCACGGGTTTTTACTGCCAGTGGTAACAGTTTTTATATTGACAGTTCCGGGGCGCGTTTGCCCCTGTCGGATAAATTGTCGGCCAGGCTGCCGGTATTCACCAGCTTCCCGGCTGATAAACCAAGGAAGGCTGATAGTGCGCTGCTGGGTCAGATGAAACAGCTGACCGCTTTCCTGTCCAGGCAGCCTTTCTGGGCGGCGCAGGTAGCACAGATCGATATTACGCCCGCAAAGAAATTTGAACTGGTGCCCGTGGTAGGAGATCATATCATCGACTTTGGCGATGGTAAGGATTGTGAAAAGAAATTTGCCCGCCTGCTTACCTTTTACAAGCAGGTGCTCAGCAAAACGGGCTTCAACGCATATGACAGGATCAATGTACAATTTGACCGCCAGGTGATCGGCGTACGTAAACCTGCAGCCCTGAGCAAGTTTGATTCAGCCCAGGCTGAGCAGCGACTGGAACTGCTGATTGCCGATGCGCGGCAGGTTGTGAAACAAACGGCGCCACGCCCGGACACCCTTAACACCGAAAAACCACCCATAGCTCCAAAACCTGTACCCTCGGGTACAACGAATTCCCCCCGACTAAATCCACCCTTGAAAAGCCGGTCCTATGAAACCCCTTCCAATCCGGTGAAAAGCCAGCCTCCAAAACCACCACCCGGAACACCTAAGGCAGTGATGCCGAAAAGGAGTACGGCTAACAACTAATCTGAATCACCATACAACAACTAAAAACAGGATAATATGAACAATGAGCAACAACCCATCATCGTCGGTCTCGATATCGGGACTACGAAGATTGCTGCGATCGCCGGCCGCAAGAATGAATACGGTAAGTTGGAGATCATTGGGTTTGGCCGCGCCAACTCCAATGGTGTAAAACATGGCCAGGTGTTGAATATCGATGAAACGATCAAGGCTATCCAGATGGCTTTGGACAATTGCTACGCTTCCAATCCGGACCTCGAGATCAACGAAGTCTATGTGGGTATTGCAGGTCATCATATTAAAAGCTTACAGACCCGCGGTGATATTGTCCGTCAGCAAACGGATGAAGAGATCACCCAGCGTGAGATAGATCAGCTGATCGCGGATCAGTTTAAGACCTATATCCCTGCCGGCGACCAGATCATTGATGTGATCCCGCAGGAGTTCACCGTGGATAATTTCCAGAATATCCCTAACCCCATCGGTTACGGCGGGGTGAAGGTGGGCGCTAATTTCCATATCATTACCGGCGACAAGAACGC from Candidatus Pseudobacter hemicellulosilyticus encodes the following:
- the murG gene encoding undecaprenyldiphospho-muramoylpentapeptide beta-N-acetylglucosaminyltransferase; this translates as MSKKIIIAGGGTGGHIFPAIAIANALKKADPSIELLFIGAKGKMEMEKVPQAGYPIEGLDIAGFNRSSLIKNIGLPLKLLKSFLQVRRIVNSFRPDAVIGVGGYSSFPVLRYAQGQGIPTFIHESNSFAGKSNKLLGKKATRIFVATEGMEQFFPAGKLLITGNPVRESITRPLPSREEAIRFFGLDPALKTVLVTGGSLGAKGINEGIDAQVGLFAKKQVQLIWQTGKLFVEKATERAVENKNIWANSFITQMEYAYAAADVVVSRAGAMAIAELCVVQKPVVFVPFPFAAEDHQTVNAQGLVAKNAGMMVKDSEATQKLVPLVIELARDEAKQMTLKKNIAALGVRDADSRIAQEVLQTIK
- a CDS encoding FtsW/RodA/SpoVE family cell cycle protein, with the protein product MSQSKDIRFEDMASNGGVGGNLLSKTKGDKVIWAVVIVLALVSMLVVYSSTGLLAYKVNRGNTEIYLFKQIAFIAVGLAVIYFSHRVNYTLYSRVARILFLIAIPLLIYTLFFGVRLNEGSRWIRLPIINLTFQTSDLAKLALFMYLGRLLSRKQDVIKDFKKGFLPVMLPVVIICVLIAPANLSTALLVGATSMLLLFIGRVSTKHLLMTIAIVAIPVVLMVTVALGYYDKEEGKSKELPAMLSVGRFPTWIKRVQNFVYDNKEVDKDENYQVNQAKIAIAKGGLLGLGPGNSETRNFLPHPYSDFIFAIIIEEYGIIGGAFILLIYLLFLLRCIRIFRKCPFAFGAFLALGLSFTLVIQALINMAVTVNLFPVTGVTLPLVSMGGSSFLFTCLAIGIILSVARNVEQSEGRAKLAAVKAKEAAEQAEDN
- a CDS encoding cell division protein FtsQ/DivIB gives rise to the protein MKKKTHIRRMLTAGFWCLIGTGVLVLLVAAIRSRNNTSCQGYEIEILGGGDQWFMDKAAIVQVLTANGSKRLKGRPMQEFDLRQLEEKLERNVWVKDAQLYFDNKQVLNVKIMEREPVARVFTASGNSFYIDSSGARLPLSDKLSARLPVFTSFPADKPRKADSALLGQMKQLTAFLSRQPFWAAQVAQIDITPAKKFELVPVVGDHIIDFGDGKDCEKKFARLLTFYKQVLSKTGFNAYDRINVQFDRQVIGVRKPAALSKFDSAQAEQRLELLIADARQVVKQTAPRPDTLNTEKPPIAPKPVPSGTTNSPRLNPPLKSRSYETPSNPVKSQPPKPPPGTPKAVMPKRSTANN
- the murC gene encoding UDP-N-acetylmuramate--L-alanine ligase; the encoded protein is MIRLEDIQKVYFIGIGGIGMSALARYFAFHGREVSGYDKTETVLTKQLVSEGIPVHYKEDLELAPKDAQLVVYTPAVPANHAELEYYRRHNYTLMKRSEVLGVITQGSFNICVAGTHGKTTITTMIAHLLRHSGYGCNAFLGGVAVNYNSNYWSNERNVCVVEADEYDRSFLRLSPDIAVITAMDADHLDIYGTAENMEAAFIEFSGKLKPGGTLISKYGLEKNDELKGDQHLLYHQQDQRADVFAANVRMFHGSYQFNVISKDWILRDVVLHMGGLHNIENVVAAIAVAHQLGIEDDKIKAAVEAFKGVKRRFEYIIKSDKPGKTVYVDDYAHHPEELRALISGAKGLFPDMKCTVIFQPHLFTRTRDFAAEFAQSLELADEVVLLPIYPARELPIEGVTSNMILEHINKEEKYLLNKHQVLDWVKQARREGWLLLSAGAGDIDTLVQPLKELLAK